A window of Lacibacter sediminis contains these coding sequences:
- a CDS encoding DUF4199 domain-containing protein produces the protein MEKKVTSHFVKGLIIGIAVVLIGILFQVFDIYERWVQWVTIVCYLAAIVWACYSFSVDMDGEVTFGSVFGHGFKTAAIVTLIAIAGFILSTFLMPEVKEKAMEMARKGMEENPQMNEETIDKAIEFTSKYFFLFGVVGSLFSYAFIGGIASLIGAGIAKKNPNANMPKSI, from the coding sequence ATGGAAAAGAAAGTAACGTCACATTTTGTCAAGGGTTTAATTATTGGCATTGCTGTTGTCCTGATAGGTATACTGTTTCAGGTATTTGATATTTACGAACGTTGGGTGCAGTGGGTTACCATCGTTTGTTATCTGGCTGCTATAGTGTGGGCCTGTTATTCTTTTTCGGTTGATATGGATGGCGAGGTAACATTCGGTTCTGTATTTGGTCATGGTTTTAAGACTGCTGCAATTGTTACACTTATTGCAATTGCCGGGTTTATCTTGTCAACATTCCTGATGCCGGAAGTGAAAGAAAAAGCGATGGAGATGGCACGTAAAGGGATGGAAGAGAATCCCCAGATGAATGAAGAAACAATTGATAAGGCGATTGAATTTACAAGTAAATACTTTTTCCTTTTTGGTGTGGTTGGTTCACTATTCAGTTATGCTTTCATTGGAGGCATCGCTTCATTGATTGGTGCCGGTATTGCCAAAAAGAATCCTAACGCAAACATGCCGAAATCTATTTAA
- a CDS encoding dihydroorotase produces the protein MTILIRQAHIIDPQSPFHQTIQDVFIDNGQIKLIGSLPQQQADQVIEEKNLHLSPGWVDLFAHFCDPGFEFKETLETGIEAAAAGGYTDVMVLPNTNPIVSGKSQVEYIVQKARQSPVNIHPLGAVTKQTEGKELAEMYDMRAAGAAAFTDGLHPVQSAGLLLKALQYVKAFNGTIIQIPDDKTIGTYGLMNEGIISTRLGLPGKPILAEEIQVARDIKLARYAESKLHFTGVTSPKSIEYINRSKESGAAISCSVTPAHLYFTDEDMQSYDTNLKLYPPLRTAVERDALRQAVLNGSVDCIATHHEPHEYDSKICEFEYAKPGMVGLESCYGVMGAVFGNDLSAERWVELVSINPRKVLDIEMPSIKEGAMANVTLFNPEATYVFETDAIRSKSKNSAFIGKELRGKVIGIINNNQLKLN, from the coding sequence ATGACCATTCTCATCAGACAGGCGCACATTATCGATCCTCAGTCTCCTTTCCATCAAACTATACAGGATGTATTTATTGATAACGGACAAATTAAACTCATTGGTTCGTTGCCACAGCAACAGGCAGATCAGGTGATCGAAGAAAAAAATCTTCATCTTTCGCCGGGTTGGGTCGATCTGTTTGCGCACTTCTGCGATCCCGGTTTTGAATTTAAAGAAACGTTGGAAACGGGTATTGAAGCTGCAGCCGCAGGTGGTTATACAGATGTGATGGTATTGCCCAATACCAACCCCATTGTGTCTGGCAAATCGCAGGTGGAATACATTGTGCAGAAGGCAAGACAATCACCTGTGAATATTCACCCATTGGGTGCTGTTACCAAACAAACCGAAGGAAAAGAACTGGCTGAGATGTATGATATGCGTGCTGCAGGCGCTGCTGCTTTTACCGACGGATTGCATCCTGTACAATCAGCAGGATTGTTATTGAAAGCGTTGCAGTATGTAAAAGCGTTCAATGGTACCATCATCCAGATACCTGATGATAAAACCATCGGAACTTATGGTTTGATGAATGAAGGCATCATCAGCACAAGGCTTGGATTGCCCGGAAAACCAATCCTTGCGGAAGAAATTCAGGTGGCAAGAGATATTAAGCTTGCCCGTTATGCAGAATCAAAACTGCATTTCACCGGTGTTACTTCGCCCAAGAGTATTGAATATATTAACCGTTCAAAGGAAAGTGGTGCGGCTATCAGTTGCTCTGTAACACCTGCTCATCTTTATTTTACAGATGAAGACATGCAGAGTTATGATACCAACCTGAAATTGTATCCACCACTCCGTACGGCTGTTGAGCGTGATGCATTAAGACAAGCAGTGTTGAATGGTTCGGTTGATTGTATTGCCACGCATCATGAACCACATGAATACGACAGTAAGATTTGTGAGTTTGAGTACGCCAAACCCGGCATGGTTGGCCTTGAAAGTTGTTATGGCGTTATGGGAGCTGTTTTTGGAAATGATCTAAGTGCCGAACGCTGGGTGGAACTTGTAAGCATCAACCCACGCAAGGTTTTGGATATTGAAATGCCTTCAATAAAAGAAGGTGCCATGGCCAATGTAACATTGTTTAACCCCGAGGCGACATATGTGTTTGAAACCGATGCCATCCGCTCCAAATCAAAGAACTCTGCCTTTATTGGTAAAGAGCTGAGAGGAAAAGTGATTGGGATCATCAATAACAATCAACTTAAACTGAACTAA
- a CDS encoding alpha-galactosidase, protein MFIHSAYSQSSALSTWEQGLENRISSDWLVHPVKAKAALYSSVDKKDIILYNGLVKRVFRLTPNVVCTDYINLITGQQLLRAIMPEASITINGKEYNVGGLHGQKEKAYLLPEWVNSYTKSDNDFQLENYTTGELLQPINWKQKDWWALNSHQPKGKTISFTYRNKKAELKDVAVIVHYALYDGIPVIEKWLTIENKGPNSFTINKVKNEVLALVEEESAVVGKPEQMKKPQGIYVETNYAFNNSMRYDISDQTLHWKTDPTYTSQVNYNYETPCILEVYPDKAPGIELRQNELFTSVRSYELLMDSYDRERRGLAIRKMYRTIAPWTTANPIFMHLISSNDDQVRLAIDQCAATGYEALILSFGSHLNMEDSSDANIQKWKSLAQYAHQKGVQIGGYSLFSSRRISDEHDVINPATGKTGGAFFGNAPCFGSKWGLAYRDKIKYFFTQTGFDIWENDGPYPGDVCASTTHPGHKGLDDSQWRQMEIQKELYRWLNERGVYINAPDWYFLDGTHKIAIGYREVNFSLSREQQKILNRQNIYDGTWEKTPSMGWGFVPLTKYQGGGPEAVLEPLNDHLTDYEQLMMQYYGAGVQACYRGPRLYDTEKTKQTVISVINWYKKYREILNSDVIHLRRADGRDWDGILHVSPQLKQKGLMMLYNPTNTSITRTIKIPLYYTGLSSTAKIREKESIFKPYSLGRDYSVELTVTIPANDYTWFVIE, encoded by the coding sequence TTGTTTATTCATTCCGCATACAGCCAGTCATCAGCACTGTCAACCTGGGAACAGGGGTTAGAGAACAGGATCAGTTCAGATTGGCTGGTTCACCCTGTGAAAGCAAAAGCAGCCCTTTATTCTTCCGTTGATAAGAAGGACATTATTCTGTATAACGGTTTGGTGAAACGTGTGTTTAGGTTAACCCCGAATGTGGTATGCACAGACTATATAAATTTAATTACCGGTCAACAATTATTGCGTGCCATAATGCCGGAGGCTTCTATTACAATTAACGGAAAAGAATATAATGTTGGCGGATTGCATGGGCAAAAAGAGAAAGCCTATCTTTTACCTGAATGGGTAAACAGTTATACTAAATCAGATAATGACTTTCAACTGGAAAACTATACAACCGGAGAATTGTTGCAGCCCATTAACTGGAAACAAAAAGATTGGTGGGCATTAAACAGCCATCAGCCAAAAGGCAAAACAATCAGCTTTACTTACCGCAACAAGAAAGCTGAATTGAAGGATGTTGCAGTTATTGTTCATTATGCTTTATACGATGGCATTCCCGTGATTGAAAAATGGCTGACCATCGAAAACAAAGGCCCAAACTCTTTTACAATTAACAAAGTTAAAAACGAAGTACTTGCATTGGTGGAAGAAGAAAGTGCTGTTGTAGGCAAACCGGAGCAAATGAAAAAGCCACAGGGAATTTATGTTGAAACGAATTATGCATTCAATAATTCAATGCGGTATGATATCAGTGATCAGACATTACATTGGAAAACAGACCCCACCTATACATCGCAGGTAAATTATAATTACGAAACACCCTGCATTCTTGAAGTATATCCTGATAAAGCGCCGGGCATTGAACTGCGGCAAAACGAATTGTTCACTTCTGTACGATCTTATGAATTACTGATGGATAGTTATGATCGTGAACGCAGAGGACTTGCAATAAGAAAAATGTACAGAACCATTGCGCCATGGACAACAGCTAACCCAATCTTTATGCATTTGATAAGCAGTAATGATGATCAGGTAAGATTGGCCATTGATCAATGCGCTGCAACAGGTTACGAAGCATTGATCTTAAGTTTTGGCAGCCACTTGAATATGGAAGATTCGTCGGACGCAAATATTCAGAAATGGAAATCGCTTGCACAGTACGCACATCAGAAGGGTGTGCAGATTGGAGGTTATTCACTCTTTAGTTCAAGAAGGATCAGTGATGAACACGATGTAATTAATCCTGCCACTGGAAAAACAGGTGGTGCTTTTTTTGGAAATGCACCTTGTTTTGGAAGTAAATGGGGACTTGCTTATCGTGATAAAATAAAATACTTTTTTACGCAAACCGGTTTTGATATATGGGAAAATGATGGCCCATATCCCGGAGATGTATGCGCATCAACTACACATCCAGGCCATAAAGGCCTTGATGATTCGCAATGGAGACAGATGGAAATTCAAAAAGAACTATATCGCTGGCTGAATGAAAGAGGGGTATATATCAATGCTCCTGATTGGTATTTCTTAGATGGCACACATAAAATTGCAATTGGCTACAGGGAGGTTAATTTTTCGTTGTCAAGAGAGCAACAGAAAATCCTGAACCGTCAGAATATTTATGATGGTACATGGGAAAAAACGCCTTCCATGGGTTGGGGCTTTGTACCATTAACTAAATACCAGGGGGGAGGCCCTGAAGCAGTTCTTGAGCCTTTAAATGATCACTTAACAGACTATGAGCAATTAATGATGCAGTATTATGGTGCAGGTGTGCAGGCTTGTTACAGAGGGCCGAGATTGTATGATACCGAAAAAACAAAACAAACAGTTATATCAGTTATTAACTGGTACAAAAAATACAGGGAGATATTGAACAGTGATGTCATACATCTGCGACGAGCCGATGGCAGAGATTGGGATGGTATTCTGCATGTTAGTCCTCAACTGA
- a CDS encoding glycosyltransferase family 2 protein: MNLSIVIPLKDEAESLPELCAWIERVVNDQQLSYEIILVDDGSTDGSWDVIKQLRAANSNIKGISFQRNYGKSAALNEGFKAAQGQVVITMDADLQDSPDEIPELYKMITADGFDIVSGWKKKRYDNTLTKNIPSKLFNAATRKMSGIYLHDFNCGLKAYNGKVVKSIEVYGEMHRYIPVLAKWAGFRKIGEKVVEHRKRKYGVTKFGWDRFVNGFLDLATISFVGKFGKRPMHFFGLWGTLFFMIGFIISGYLVISKLVDFNFSITNRPTFFIALVSMVIGSQLFLAGFIGELIARNAPERNVYLIGDKTGL; the protein is encoded by the coding sequence ATGAACCTGAGTATTGTTATTCCATTAAAAGATGAAGCTGAATCGTTACCCGAGCTATGTGCATGGATCGAACGTGTAGTGAATGATCAGCAACTCTCGTATGAAATTATTTTGGTGGATGATGGCAGCACCGATGGTTCGTGGGATGTGATCAAGCAACTCCGTGCTGCTAACAGTAATATCAAGGGCATTTCTTTTCAACGTAACTATGGCAAATCAGCTGCATTAAACGAAGGGTTTAAAGCAGCACAAGGTCAGGTAGTGATCACGATGGATGCTGATTTGCAGGATAGTCCCGATGAAATTCCTGAGTTATATAAGATGATCACTGCTGATGGATTTGATATAGTGAGTGGATGGAAAAAGAAGCGTTACGATAATACTCTGACCAAAAATATTCCATCGAAATTATTTAATGCAGCTACCCGTAAAATGAGTGGCATTTACCTGCACGATTTTAATTGCGGATTGAAAGCATACAATGGTAAGGTGGTAAAGAGTATTGAAGTGTATGGCGAAATGCATCGCTATATTCCTGTGTTGGCGAAGTGGGCAGGCTTCCGGAAGATCGGTGAAAAAGTAGTTGAACACCGCAAAAGAAAATACGGTGTTACCAAGTTTGGATGGGACAGGTTTGTAAATGGTTTCCTTGATCTTGCCACCATTTCTTTTGTTGGTAAGTTCGGTAAACGACCCATGCATTTCTTTGGTTTATGGGGCACGTTATTTTTTATGATTGGTTTTATCATCAGTGGTTACCTGGTTATTTCAAAGCTGGTTGATTTTAATTTTTCGATTACCAATCGTCCTACTTTTTTCATTGCATTGGTTTCAATGGTGATCGGCTCACAATTATTCCTTGCAGGTTTTATTGGTGAATTGATTGCACGTAATGCTCCCGAGCGAAATGTGTATTTGATTGGAGATAAAACTGGGTTATGA